Proteins co-encoded in one Roseofilum capinflatum BLCC-M114 genomic window:
- a CDS encoding acyl-CoA desaturase, with translation MTNYSSSEAVADLNRRRVINTLTLTVPRIGFIVAIAAVIWWEKSVAPLDIALLVGFYILTILGVSVGYHRLFSHKAFKTGPILKALIGICACISTQGTISSWVSHHRQHHLYSDQPGDVHSPHLHGKSLWGKIQGFWHGHFGWMVGATWVEPLPYINDLKSDRVVQWVDRFCLLWIFLGLALPAAIGGAIYGSWEGAFQGLIWGGALRIMLSFQGTLTVNSICHLWGTQPFKTGDFSRNNPLIAMITLGEGWHNNHHAFPYSARFSMNWWQIDFSWWVIALLQRLGLVWDVKFPSDQDIERKQNESAVAAS, from the coding sequence ATGACCAATTACAGTAGTTCTGAAGCCGTAGCCGATCTTAATCGCCGAAGAGTGATTAATACGCTCACCTTAACCGTTCCTAGAATTGGGTTCATTGTGGCGATCGCCGCAGTCATCTGGTGGGAAAAATCGGTTGCCCCCCTTGACATTGCCTTACTCGTCGGTTTTTACATTCTCACCATTCTAGGGGTGAGTGTGGGATATCATCGCTTATTTTCCCACAAAGCGTTTAAGACTGGGCCAATTCTGAAAGCCCTGATTGGTATTTGTGCTTGTATATCGACTCAAGGAACGATCTCCAGTTGGGTCAGCCACCATCGCCAGCATCACCTCTATAGCGATCAACCCGGAGATGTTCATTCCCCCCACCTACACGGAAAAAGTTTGTGGGGAAAAATCCAAGGATTTTGGCATGGCCATTTTGGTTGGATGGTCGGTGCGACTTGGGTGGAACCCTTACCCTATATTAATGACTTAAAGAGCGATCGCGTCGTGCAATGGGTCGATCGCTTTTGTTTACTCTGGATATTCCTTGGTTTAGCGCTCCCGGCAGCCATTGGCGGAGCCATTTATGGATCTTGGGAAGGTGCTTTTCAAGGTCTCATTTGGGGCGGTGCATTGCGAATTATGCTCAGTTTCCAAGGAACCCTCACGGTTAACTCCATTTGCCACTTGTGGGGGACTCAACCCTTCAAGACTGGAGATTTCAGCCGCAATAATCCCCTGATTGCCATGATTACTCTAGGGGAAGGTTGGCACAATAACCATCATGCTTTTCCTTACTCTGCTCGGTTTAGCATGAATTGGTGGCAAATAGACTTTTCCTGGTGGGTGATTGCCCTCTTGCAACGTCTGGGTTTAGTCTGGGATGTTAAATTCCCTTCAGATCAAGATATTGAGCGCAAACAAAATGAGAGTGCTGTTGCAGCGAGTTAG
- a CDS encoding DUF3181 family protein translates to MSSIYPTEAIEKLAAEIGENVYMDIAKWHLYLNDAHLHTPLAERLYPLLEENRLEENQVLEILQAITVKLGGGRREVPLLDLMPMQAQLNLMDLLEEFQRNL, encoded by the coding sequence ATGAGCAGCATCTATCCCACTGAAGCTATCGAGAAATTAGCCGCAGAAATTGGTGAAAATGTCTATATGGATATTGCTAAATGGCATCTTTATCTCAATGATGCCCATCTTCATACCCCGTTAGCAGAGCGCCTTTATCCTCTACTAGAAGAAAATCGCCTCGAAGAAAATCAAGTCTTAGAAATTCTACAAGCTATCACTGTGAAACTGGGCGGAGGTCGTCGGGAAGTTCCCCTGCTAGATTTAATGCCGATGCAAGCCCAGTTAAATTTAATGGATTTGCTCGAAGAATTTCAGCGTAATCTTTAG
- a CDS encoding cyclic nucleotide-binding domain-containing protein yields the protein MSSTIARLWQTIVNLINEISNTSILTIGNEPITIFAIINILVALVIVLVCARLLKNFLKYRLLRKLKIDEGNRQAIATIVSYSFSTIGFLIILQTNGFDIASLTVLAGGLGVGIGLGLQSITKNFTSGLTLLVERKLRVGDFVEFEGMDGYVQEISLRSTLIRTRRGGSVVVPNSHLVENIILNWNYESPTNRIHIPVGVEYGSDPVLVTEALLKAAYMEPSVSSEPPPKVIFIGFGASSLDFELWVWVSRVDLEPHITSSLNFLIEYHLRQYNITIPFPQQDLWLKNPEVLYPIGRRKSEAQDFLEITQKEAIQQPKPLALRNLLPQVTYFENFTELELRQLIEVGCRRRLRETEVLFREGDPGDGFYIVLSGTVEVYVEKINKHLTHLGPGKFFGELSLMLGIPRTASVRAVEETILFAINHKGFEKLLQQHPELSEVIVQEFAKHQEELSERQKQLREMGLVDAAEDDKNPVVWVRKRLKNLFGV from the coding sequence ATGAGTAGCACGATCGCCAGACTGTGGCAAACGATAGTTAACCTGATTAACGAAATTTCCAATACTTCCATCCTCACAATTGGCAATGAACCGATCACCATTTTTGCCATTATCAATATACTCGTTGCCTTAGTCATTGTCCTTGTCTGTGCCAGGCTGCTGAAAAACTTCCTCAAATATCGCCTACTCCGCAAGCTCAAAATTGACGAAGGCAACCGTCAGGCGATCGCCACCATTGTCAGTTACAGCTTCTCCACCATTGGTTTTCTCATTATTCTACAAACCAATGGCTTTGATATAGCCTCTTTAACCGTACTCGCAGGGGGTTTAGGCGTTGGTATTGGTTTAGGACTACAAAGTATCACCAAAAACTTTACCAGTGGACTCACCTTACTGGTTGAACGTAAACTGCGCGTCGGCGATTTTGTCGAATTTGAGGGCATGGATGGTTATGTCCAAGAAATCTCCCTACGCTCCACCTTAATTCGCACCCGGCGCGGGGGTTCAGTTGTTGTTCCCAATAGCCATTTAGTCGAAAATATTATTCTTAATTGGAATTATGAATCCCCCACCAATCGGATTCACATTCCTGTCGGTGTAGAATATGGTAGCGATCCCGTTCTCGTCACTGAAGCCCTCTTAAAAGCTGCTTATATGGAGCCTTCAGTCAGCTCAGAACCGCCCCCCAAAGTAATTTTTATTGGCTTTGGAGCCAGCTCCTTAGATTTTGAACTCTGGGTTTGGGTTTCCCGTGTAGATTTAGAACCCCATATTACCAGTTCTCTCAACTTTTTAATTGAATATCACCTCAGACAATACAATATTACCATTCCCTTCCCTCAGCAAGATCTATGGTTGAAAAATCCAGAAGTTCTCTATCCCATTGGACGCAGAAAATCGGAAGCCCAGGATTTTTTAGAAATTACCCAAAAAGAGGCCATTCAACAGCCCAAGCCTCTAGCCTTACGGAATTTACTGCCCCAAGTCACCTACTTTGAAAATTTTACCGAACTGGAATTAAGACAACTGATTGAAGTGGGATGTCGGCGACGGTTAAGAGAAACTGAAGTGCTATTTCGAGAAGGAGATCCAGGCGATGGGTTTTATATCGTCTTATCGGGAACTGTGGAAGTTTATGTTGAAAAAATTAACAAACATTTAACTCATTTGGGCCCAGGTAAGTTTTTTGGAGAACTCTCTTTAATGTTGGGCATTCCCCGCACGGCTTCAGTTCGCGCCGTTGAAGAGACGATTTTATTTGCCATTAATCATAAAGGATTTGAAAAACTCTTGCAGCAACACCCAGAACTGTCTGAGGTGATTGTGCAGGAGTTTGCTAAACACCAAGAAGAACTTTCTGAGCGACAAAAGCAGTTGCGAGAAATGGGACTCGTGGATGCTGCTGAAGATGATAAAAATCCGGTGGTTTGGGTGAGAAAACGGCTGAAAAATTTATTTGGTGTTTGA
- a CDS encoding YheT family hydrolase produces MIDYQPPLYFNDGLIQTLAVDYWYGTTWQKWGDRAPWLRHLPPVPWQEQIFTGAEGVPLWGIWSCPPHAKGTIIFNTGINGIVNQEWYATLLGRKAYHRNFAILLYDWRGHGKTAELSPIPSSYGWREGQDQVHLAEQLIALGCPTPVILTGASMGGQLALWGVKAAMETDSSPICGGATLATNLESNRSLAHLQSTVMGRKIEQSFVRKFRAEAEKRQKLFPQSLKPDALERMTSVDRCDREMVIDYYKFNSVEDYYQQTSALYFLDQLTLPYLIIYAEDDPLFDPKIIPLMKQYMGQNPNAHLILTKKGGHIGHINKPNRLEDRFWAMNRLLDFCETLIAPTPFPQHPKPT; encoded by the coding sequence ATGATTGACTATCAACCTCCCTTATATTTCAATGATGGTTTAATCCAAACCCTGGCTGTAGACTACTGGTATGGCACAACCTGGCAAAAATGGGGCGATCGCGCCCCCTGGTTACGCCATCTGCCCCCAGTTCCTTGGCAAGAACAGATCTTCACCGGTGCTGAAGGGGTTCCCCTCTGGGGAATCTGGAGTTGTCCCCCCCATGCCAAAGGCACGATCATCTTCAATACCGGAATCAACGGCATTGTTAACCAGGAGTGGTACGCGACTTTACTCGGCCGCAAAGCTTACCACCGTAACTTTGCCATTCTCCTCTACGACTGGCGAGGTCACGGGAAAACTGCCGAACTTTCCCCTATCCCCTCCTCCTACGGTTGGCGAGAAGGACAAGATCAAGTCCATCTGGCCGAACAACTGATTGCCCTGGGTTGCCCGACTCCAGTCATTCTCACCGGTGCGTCTATGGGGGGACAATTGGCTTTATGGGGAGTCAAAGCAGCCATGGAAACTGATTCCTCCCCGATCTGCGGCGGAGCGACCTTAGCCACCAATCTCGAATCTAACCGTTCCCTAGCCCATCTACAAAGCACGGTTATGGGTCGAAAAATCGAGCAGAGTTTTGTACGAAAATTTCGCGCTGAAGCCGAAAAACGGCAAAAATTGTTTCCCCAGAGCTTAAAACCGGATGCTCTAGAACGGATGACTTCAGTAGATCGGTGCGATCGCGAAATGGTCATCGACTACTACAAGTTTAACAGCGTTGAAGACTATTATCAGCAAACCAGCGCCCTATACTTTTTAGACCAGCTTACCCTTCCTTACTTAATTATTTATGCTGAAGACGATCCCCTATTCGATCCAAAAATCATCCCACTCATGAAGCAATACATGGGACAAAACCCCAACGCCCATCTGATCCTGACGAAAAAAGGCGGTCATATCGGTCACATTAACAAGCCTAACCGTTTAGAAGATCGATTTTGGGCCATGAATCGATTACTCGACTTTTGCGAAACCCTAATAGCGCCAACCCCATTCCCTCAGCACCCGAAGCCTACATAA
- a CDS encoding geranylgeranyl reductase family protein, which produces MFDCMIVGAGPAGATAAYHLAKQGRSVAIVEQAAFPRYKPCGGGVSPAIAQYFDFDLDPVVNLKVNQLRYTWQLDDPVKVKLQEQQMLIVRRDSFDQFLVEQAQNQGATLKDNTPVTGIEWKSDRWELKTPQGTLEGRYLIAADGAKGPMAKWLKIKQGKEKLAGILQISGLPTEEKLALHFDFGSLKNGFIWNFPQSDGYGISATTFQGGDAKKLQETLESYCQASGIQGGTVQYHEHSVRLWDGDRSLHTQNALVAGEAAQIVDPLSGEGIRPSIFSGVKAAEAIDSALGGNSNALETYSQTLSEVWGADMKWAARISGVFYKLPKVSYRVGVKRPAASKIMSKILCGQLSYAEVAGAAIKQLGSGLFK; this is translated from the coding sequence ATGTTTGATTGCATGATTGTTGGAGCAGGGCCGGCTGGGGCAACGGCGGCTTATCATTTGGCTAAACAGGGCCGTTCTGTGGCGATCGTAGAACAGGCAGCATTTCCTCGGTATAAACCCTGTGGTGGGGGAGTGTCTCCAGCGATCGCCCAATATTTTGATTTTGATCTCGATCCTGTGGTTAATTTGAAGGTGAACCAACTGCGCTACACCTGGCAACTCGACGATCCGGTGAAGGTGAAGCTACAAGAGCAACAGATGCTGATCGTGCGTCGGGATAGCTTCGATCAGTTTTTGGTCGAACAGGCTCAAAATCAAGGGGCAACCCTCAAAGATAATACTCCAGTAACGGGAATTGAGTGGAAAAGCGATCGCTGGGAACTGAAAACTCCCCAAGGAACCCTTGAAGGGCGCTATCTGATCGCTGCGGATGGAGCCAAAGGGCCCATGGCCAAATGGCTAAAAATCAAACAGGGTAAGGAAAAACTGGCAGGAATTTTACAGATCTCTGGGCTACCCACAGAGGAAAAACTCGCTCTACATTTTGATTTTGGCAGCCTCAAAAATGGATTTATTTGGAACTTTCCCCAAAGTGATGGCTATGGGATCAGCGCCACCACATTCCAGGGAGGAGATGCCAAAAAGCTGCAAGAGACTCTAGAGAGCTATTGCCAAGCGAGTGGAATTCAAGGGGGAACGGTGCAATATCATGAGCATTCCGTGCGTTTGTGGGATGGCGATCGCTCTTTACATACCCAAAACGCCCTAGTTGCCGGTGAAGCCGCCCAAATTGTCGATCCCCTTTCTGGGGAAGGTATCCGTCCCTCCATTTTTAGCGGAGTCAAAGCAGCAGAGGCGATCGACTCAGCCCTTGGTGGCAACAGCAATGCCCTAGAAACTTATAGCCAAACCCTGTCGGAAGTCTGGGGTGCAGACATGAAATGGGCTGCCCGCATTAGTGGCGTTTTTTATAAACTGCCCAAAGTCAGTTATCGAGTCGGTGTGAAGCGACCAGCCGCCAGTAAAATCATGAGTAAAATTCTCTGTGGACAACTCAGCTATGCAGAAGTAGCCGGAGCTGCCATTAAACAACTGGGAAGCGGACTGTTTAAGTAG
- the frr gene encoding ribosome recycling factor: MKLNEIEELMQKAVESTRHSFNTIRTGRANSALLDRIMVEYYGTPTALKSLANISTPDATTILIQPYDKTSLTQIEKAISQSDVGLVPNNDGQVVRLNIPPLTEERRKEFVKQAAKLAEEGRVSVRNNRRQGIDDTRKKEKNGDLTEDESRSLQDEIQKLTDKYIQKIDDLLAEKEKDITTV, from the coding sequence GTGAAATTAAATGAGATTGAAGAATTAATGCAGAAGGCTGTTGAATCGACTCGCCATTCTTTTAATACGATTCGGACGGGACGGGCTAATAGTGCCCTCCTAGACCGGATAATGGTGGAATACTATGGTACGCCAACTGCTCTCAAATCCCTAGCGAATATTAGTACCCCAGATGCCACTACTATTTTGATTCAACCCTATGATAAAACCTCGTTAACTCAGATTGAAAAAGCCATTTCTCAATCAGATGTGGGATTAGTACCCAACAATGATGGTCAGGTCGTGCGACTGAATATTCCTCCATTAACAGAAGAGCGCCGTAAAGAATTTGTCAAACAAGCGGCCAAGTTAGCAGAAGAGGGTCGAGTTTCTGTGCGGAATAATCGTCGTCAAGGAATTGATGATACTCGCAAGAAAGAGAAAAACGGCGATCTGACTGAGGATGAATCCCGGAGTTTACAAGATGAGATTCAAAAGCTGACGGATAAGTATATTCAGAAAATTGATGATCTGTTAGCTGAAAAAGAGAAAGATATTACCACAGTTTAA
- the pyrH gene encoding UMP kinase, whose product MGTGYQRILLKLSGEALMGNLAYGIDPAIVHNIAEQVAEVVESGIQVAIVVGGGNIFRGVKGAAAGMDRATADYIGMIATVMNAMTLQDALEQIDVPTRVQTAIAMQEVAEPYIRRRAMRHLEKERVVIFGAGSGNPFFTTDTTAALRAAEINADVIFKATKVDGVYDSDPKTNPEAKRYESLTYQHVLAHELQVMDSTAIALCKDNDIPILVFDLSVKGNIRRAVMGESVGTVVGGSCEIK is encoded by the coding sequence ATGGGGACAGGTTATCAGCGCATATTACTAAAACTCAGTGGTGAGGCCTTAATGGGAAACCTGGCCTATGGCATCGATCCCGCGATCGTGCATAATATTGCCGAACAAGTGGCGGAAGTGGTAGAGAGTGGCATACAAGTGGCCATTGTTGTCGGTGGAGGGAATATTTTCCGGGGTGTGAAAGGGGCTGCTGCTGGCATGGATCGGGCAACGGCTGACTATATTGGCATGATTGCAACGGTGATGAATGCCATGACTCTACAAGATGCCTTAGAACAAATCGATGTGCCGACTCGGGTACAAACGGCGATCGCCATGCAAGAAGTGGCAGAACCCTATATCCGTCGTCGGGCTATGCGTCACTTGGAAAAGGAACGAGTGGTGATTTTTGGCGCGGGTTCGGGGAATCCGTTTTTTACCACCGATACCACGGCGGCATTAAGGGCTGCTGAAATTAATGCGGACGTGATTTTTAAGGCGACTAAGGTAGATGGAGTCTATGATAGTGACCCGAAAACCAATCCGGAAGCCAAACGCTATGAGAGCTTGACCTATCAGCATGTTTTGGCCCATGAATTACAAGTGATGGATAGTACGGCGATCGCTTTGTGTAAAGATAATGATATTCCCATTTTGGTCTTTGACCTGTCGGTGAAGGGCAATATTCGTCGCGCCGTCATGGGAGAGTCAGTTGGAACAGTTGTAGGAGGTTCCTGTGAAATTAAATGA
- a CDS encoding redoxin domain-containing protein, with product MVVMEGMGTPIGSYAPDFEVPGVDDRVHHLARYMEKHQVIGVVFMGNQCPYVAELLEALKQLQQEVQTQEVTFVGMNANQGSENSGESFEQMKEFAQEHQLNFPYLRDVTQDVAQCFGVTQTPEVFLLNHEGKLCYRRGLTEEEKAVERWIEDIRGAIAQILQGEEVTYPIPKVLVGTAIQWRS from the coding sequence ATGGTTGTCATGGAAGGTATGGGGACTCCCATCGGTAGCTATGCGCCGGATTTTGAAGTGCCGGGTGTGGACGATCGGGTGCATCATCTAGCCCGCTATATGGAAAAGCATCAGGTCATTGGTGTCGTGTTTATGGGTAACCAATGCCCATATGTGGCCGAGCTTCTTGAGGCTTTGAAGCAACTTCAGCAGGAAGTGCAAACCCAAGAGGTGACTTTTGTGGGGATGAATGCGAATCAGGGTTCGGAGAATTCAGGGGAGAGTTTTGAGCAAATGAAGGAATTTGCCCAAGAGCATCAGCTTAATTTTCCCTATCTGCGGGATGTGACTCAAGATGTGGCTCAGTGTTTTGGGGTAACCCAGACTCCAGAAGTGTTTTTGCTCAATCATGAGGGAAAATTGTGTTATCGCCGGGGACTGACTGAAGAAGAGAAGGCCGTAGAGAGATGGATTGAAGATATCCGGGGGGCGATCGCCCAAATCCTGCAAGGAGAAGAGGTAACCTATCCCATTCCCAAGGTATTGGTTGGCACTGCGATTCAATGGCGCTCCTGA
- the cutA gene encoding divalent-cation tolerance protein CutA, which translates to MTSYGLVLVTAPSEEEAKAIALSLVESQLAASVSITPVFSTYTWLGKLERHSEWQLMVRTKLNLFETLEARVRELHSYEVPEIIALPIIAGSQPFLDWIDEQAIANSKEEFDIAKYAGAIQLGKDPLEYQKEIRGE; encoded by the coding sequence ATGACTTCCTATGGTTTGGTTCTGGTAACAGCCCCTTCTGAAGAAGAGGCAAAAGCGATCGCCTTGTCTTTGGTTGAATCCCAGCTTGCTGCTTCGGTGAGCATTACCCCCGTCTTTTCCACCTACACTTGGCTGGGCAAACTTGAACGACACAGCGAGTGGCAACTGATGGTTAGAACGAAACTCAATCTCTTTGAAACCCTAGAAGCCAGGGTTCGGGAACTCCACAGTTATGAAGTCCCCGAAATCATTGCCCTACCTATTATTGCCGGTTCTCAACCCTTCTTAGATTGGATCGATGAACAGGCGATCGCTAATAGCAAAGAAGAGTTCGATATAGCCAAATATGCTGGCGCAATTCAATTGGGAAAAGACCCTTTAGAATATCAGAAGGAAATCAGGGGCGAATAG